In Malania oleifera isolate guangnan ecotype guangnan chromosome 8, ASM2987363v1, whole genome shotgun sequence, a single window of DNA contains:
- the LOC131162814 gene encoding uncharacterized protein LOC131162814: MEELLNLMQGHLMVQQYVAKFTELSRFAPYIVPDEAKKARKFERGLRTVVAEVSKQKGVGMQSQRKRPTPLGFQAGTNQGPWIENWYGGTQRQVMGNRGYQGEQTYPIYPRYDKRNVGECCVGENVCYWCGRPGHIA; this comes from the exons ATGGAGGAGTTATTGAATTTGATGCAGGGGCATCTGATGGTCCAGCAGTACGTGGCAAAGTTTACTGAACTATCGCGCTTTGCCCCATACATTGTCCCAGACGAGGctaagaaggcaaggaagtttgagagaggtttgag GACCGTTGTAGCTGAGGTGAGCAAGCAGAAGGGTGTGGGGATGCAGAGTcaaagaaagaggcccacgcctcttgGATTTCAGGCAGGTACCAACCAAGGCCCATGGATAGAAAACTGGTATGGCGGAACTCAGAGGCAAGTGATGGGGAACCGTGGGTATCAAGGTGAGCAGACTTATCCCATCTACCCTAGATATGACAAGAGAAATGTGGGAGAATGCTGTGTGGGAGAGAATGTTTGCTATTGGTGTGGGAGACCTGGACACATCGCGTAG